The DNA window TCCCGATCGCATTCACGGGCGAATGCTCGTGTTCAGCACCTGCGCGTTGTCATCGGAGGAGCTCGCCCTGTTCCTCTACACCGAACTGGGCGAAAGCGTGGCCACCAGCATCGCGATGTTTCTCGAGGGGCTGGCGGTGCGCGAACTGATGGCCAATCCCCAGTATGTCCCGCTCTCGCTGCGCGAGCAGGAATGCCTCGCATTGGTGAGCAATGGCCATACGACCAAGCGGATTGCGACACGGCTGGGCCTGACCGCGCGCACGGTGAACGAACATGTCAGCAATGCCTGCACCAAACTGCGCGCGTCGAATCGCACCCAAGCAGCCACCCGCGCGATGCTCAAGGCGATGCTGCTCTAGCGCACAATTGCCGGCGACTTTGCTCAACGCTGTGCGGTCATCGCGATGTATAGGGAGGATGCCTCGTCGGTGGTAGCGAGGCGAGGCTGGCTGGGGTGGCAGGGATCGAACCTGCGAATGGCGATACCAAAAACCGCTGCCTTACCACTTGGCTACACCCCAGCAGCGGGCGCCCGTATAGCGGCCTGTGCGCGGATGTGAAGGTGTTTGTGTCGTGCGAATGTATCGCATGCGGCGCCCCATTTGGGCCACCGCATTCGACACTGCATTTTGACAGGCTTATTTCAGCGTCTTGCCTTCGAAATCGGCCGCCGAATGGCGTTCGGCCAATTGCTCGTCCACTTCGCCCCAAGTCTTGGCGACGATGCGCCCGCGTTTGACGGCAGGGCGCGCGGCGATCTCGCCGACCCAGCGAGCGACGTTTTCATATTCGTCTATCGAGAGGAAAGTCTTCGCATCGCCATAGGCGCTCCCTTCGACCAGCGCGGCAAACCATCCGAAGCTGGCGATGTCGGCGATCGAATATTCGTCGCCGGCTAGGAAGCGCGCTTCGCCCAGCCGCTGGTCGGCGACATCGAACAGGCGCTTGGTTTCCATCGCATAGCGATTGATCGGATATTCGTATTTCTCCGGCGCGTAGTGATAGAAATGACCAAAGCCGCCGCCGATGAACGGCGCGCTGCCGACTTGCCAGAACAGCCAGCTGAGCATTTCGGCGCGGTTGTCGCGCGCAAGGAAAGTGTCGAACTTCTCCGCCAGGTGGAGCAGGATCGCGCCGCTTTCGAATACGCGCACTTCCTCCTCGCCCGTCAGGTCGAGCAGCGCGGGGATCTTGCTGTTGGGGTTCACCCCGACGAAGCCGGAAGTGAACTGCTCGCCCTCGCTGATATTGATCGTGTAGGCATCGTATTCGGCATCGCGTCCGGCTTCGAGCAATTCTTCGAGCATGATCGAGGCTTTGACCCCGTTGGGCGTGGCGAGTGAATAGAGTTGGAAGGGATGCTCGCCGCGCGGCAGCTCGCGGGTCTCGCGCGCGCCGGCCGTTGGCCGGTTGATGCTGGCAAACTTGCCGCCGCTTTCGACGTTCTTCCAGACTGCGGGCGGGGTGTAGGTGCTATCGGCCATGGGACGGGTCCTTGCATTGTGTTGTCCATCACGAAGTGGGGCTTCGGCGAAGCGGTGCAAGACGCATGCGGGGAACCGGTCGTATCCATCGGCGGTTGAGTCCGCGCCGAAGGGACGCAACATCATGACAAACCTCATTTATGTCGATGACGACATGCCGGGCATTACGCGCAAGGGCGCCGGCAGGGGGTTTGCCTATTACGACCCCAAGGGCGCGTTGATCACCGATCGGGCGGAGAAACGGCGCCTGAACGCGATTGCCCTGCCCCCGGCCTATGTCGATGAATGGTACTGTCCCGCGCATAACGGCCACATTCTCGCGACCGGATACGACGATCGCGGACGCAAGCAATATCGCTACCACCCCGAATTCCGAACGATGAAGGAAAGCGAGAAATTCGACCGCTGCGCGGCCTTCGGCAAACTGTTGCCATTGATCCGGACGCGGGCCGAGAAGGATTTGCGATGCCACCAGCTTACCCGCGAGCGTACTCTCGCAAGCGTGGTACGCCTGCTCGACACCGGCTCGATCCGGGTCGGCAACGAATATTACACCACCGAGAACGAGAGCTACGGCGCGACGACCTTGCGCGCCGAACATGCCGAAATCGGCAGCACCGTGCTGACGCTGCGCTTCACCGCCAAGGGCGGCAAGCAGCGCGAGCTGAAGATATCCGACGCGCGCCTCGCCCGCGTGGTCAAGCGGATGCAGGACCTGCCGGGCCAGCACCTGTTCCAGTATTGCGACGACGACGGCAATGCCCAGCCGGTCGATAGCGGCGACGTCAACGATTACCTGCGCCAGACCACCGGCGAAGCCTTCACGGCGAAGGATTTCCGCACCTGGCACGCCAGCGTGATCGGCTTCACCGAACTGGCCGAGGCCGAAGGCGCAATGACGATCAAGGCGCTCACCACCGAAGTGGCCGAACGGCTCGGCAACACCCCCGCCATGGCACGCAAGAGCTACATTCACCCGGCGGTGATCGCGCTGGTCCCTCGCCAGGAGGAATGGCGCGCCAAACTGCGCCTGCCGCGCGCGACCAAATGGCTCTCGCGAGAGGAACGCGGGCTGGTGGAGATGCTCGAAAGCGGCCCCGGTGCGGCGGAATTGCTGGCCGCCGCGAGCTAGCCCGGAAATTACCGAGACAAGCCTTCGGGATTACTCTAACACGGCGCGCTCGAAGCAAAGGGTCGCTCCGAATGCAAAGGCTTGCGCGGTACAATATTGGCGATCGGTTCACCGAACCGAGAACGCGACACGTGGCCGAAACCGTGTTCGGCCTGCTGTGCGCCGGCGCGATGATCGCGATGCGCGGCGTCGTCAATCTGTGGGCGCCCGACAGCGGCCCCTTCGCGATGATCTATCCCACCGTGCTGATCGCGACGGTCTATTCCTCATGGCGCGGCGGCCTCGCCTGTTTCATCCTGTCGTTTGTGTGGATGTGGTATTTCGTCCTTCCTCCGCATGCCAGTTTCGCCTTCGCGAGCGCCAGCGATCCGGCGCGTGTCACACTCAACGGCCTGATGGTGCTGATCATCCTGGTCTTCGCCGAGGCCTTTCGCCGCGCGGTGCGCAACAATGCGGATCTTGCCGAGGAGCAGCTCGAGCGTCGCCGGGTGCTGATGGCCGAGCTCGAACACCGCACAAAGAACAACTTCGCGCTGGTCGCCGCGCTGCTCGAAATCCAGAAGAAGCGCGAGGACGATCCGCGCCTCGATAGCGCGTTCGACGATGCGATCATGCGGGTAAGAACCTTCGCCGATGCCTATTCGAACCTGCAATACGAGCAGGAGGAAGGCGCGGAAACGGCGATGCGCCCCTATCTCGGCAATCTCGTGTCGCGCGTGGCCAAGGCTTCGTTGCATGACGAGGTCGCGGTCGATTGCGATATCGCCGACCTCACCCTCCAACGCGACATCGCAGTGGCGATCGGACTCTATGTCAACGAAGTGATCGCCAATTGCGGCAAATACGGCTTCGCCGACGGTCGTGCGGGATCGATCCTCGTGACGCTCCAGGGCACCGTCGACGAATGGGAGCTGAAGGTGATCGATGATGGCGCCGGCGATGGCGCCGCACCCAGCGCGGTCTCTGGCGGGCTCGGCGCGCGGCTGCTGAATGCTTTCGCGTCGCAGGCGCGCGCGGAGCATGAAGCGATCATCGACCGCAATGGCGCGAAGATGATCCTGACGGCGCGACCGACCAAGAGCTGATCGCTAGACCTTCGTAATCCAGCCGTGCCGGTCCTCGACCGTGCCGTTCTGGATGCCGACCAGCTGGCTGCGCAATTTCTGCGTCAGCTGGCCCGGTCCGCCCGACCCGATCGTGAAGTCGTAATCCTCGGCCGTGACCTTGCCCACCGGAGTGACCACCGCAGCAGTGCCGCAGGCCAGCGTTTCGACCAGCTTTCCACTCTCGGCATCCTCGCGCCACTGGTCGATCGCATAACGATCCTCGACCACGTCGAGCCCTTCCTCGCGCGCCAGCGTCAGGATGCTGTCGCGGGTGATCCCGGGCAGGATCGTGTCGGTCAGGGGCGGCGTCACCATGCGGCCGTCATCGAAGACGAAGAACAGGTTCATGCCGCCCAACTCCTCGATCCATTTGCGCTCCACGGCGTCGAGGAACACGACCTGGTCGTGCCCCGAAGCGAGCGCCTCGCCTTGCGGCACGAGGCTGGCAGCGTAGTTCCCGCCGCACTTGGCGAACCCGGTGCCGCCCGGCGCAGCGCGGGTGTAGTGCTCCGCCACCCGGATCGAAATCGCCGGGGCACCCGATTTGAAATAGCCCCCGGCGGGTGAAAGGATGGTGAGAAACGCGTATTCCTTCGCCGGGCGCACGCCGAGGAACGCCTCGGTCGCGATCATGAACGGGCGAATATACAGCGAACCGCCTTCGACGCTGGGGAACCAGTCGCGGTCCTTCTCCACCAGCGCGCGGATCGACTCGATGAAAGCCTCTTCGGGCAGTTCGGGCATGGCCAGCCGCGCCGCAGAGCGATTGAAGCGGCGCGCATTTTCCTCGGGCCGGAACAAGGCAAGCGACCCGTCGGGATGCCGGTACGCCTTCAACCCCTCGAAAATCTCCTGCGCGTAGTGCAGCACAGACGCGCTGGGATCGAGCGCGATCGGCCCGCGCGCCATCATCCGCGGGTCGTGCCAGCCCTTCTCCTCGTGCCAGTCGATCCGGACCATGTGATCGGTGAACAGGGTCCCGAACCCGGGATCGGCAATCGCCTGCTCGCGCGTGGCCGAAGGCACCGGATTGGCGTGTTCAATATGGCGAATGTCGTATGCGGGCGCGTGGGCCATGAGGTCTCCGTCTCTTTCCAGCGCGGGTTAGTTTGTGACGCGTTTCGGGGCAAGGGTTGGGGAAGTATTCACGCCTGTTCCTCCTGCCTGCGCAGGGCGACGAGCGGAAAGTGCAAATGAAAAGGGCGGCCCCGGGAGAACCGGGAACCGCCCTTGTCATGGTCAGCGGCCGTTAGCGCCGCTCCACGAGATCTCTATCTTTTACCTTTAGGGATGAAAGATAGTACCTCGCGCGGAACTTACCGACCTCCCTGCTGAACCATGAGACATCGGATCACCTCCTTTCGCGCAACTAAGCCAATCGCCGCTCTTGCGGCTCGGACGGATCAGGCGCCTGGAGGTCCCCTTCATCTGGTATCCTTCAGGCTACCATCGCGCCGACCGTGATCCCTTTGTGAGTCATGATCGTTCGCGAGACAAGCCTTGAATTAAACTTTTTCCACGTCATACTTTTCGCTTCGCGTTATTTTGTTGTGTGAAGCCTGTTTTGCGATCGCGGATGCGCTGGCAAAACCGCACGCTCCTGCCCTTGCGAAGCGCGCCCTTCCCCACCACATCGATCCCATGTTCATCGAAACCGAAACCACGCCCAACCCGGCCACGCTCAAATTCCTCCCCGGCCAGCCTGTCATGGGCAATCAGGGGACGCGCGACTTCGCTTCTCCCGAGGATGCCGAAATCTCACCTTTGGCCGAGATGCTGTTCGCACTCGGGGACGTCACCGGCGTGTTTTTCGGGCGTGATTTCGTGTCCGTCACCGCCGCACCGGGTGTCGACTGGGCCGATCTCAAACCCAATGTGGTCGCGATCCTGCTCGATCATTTCGTGACCAAGACGCCGCTGTTCCATCCGGGAGCGACGGGCTCCGCAGCGTCGGGCAACGGAATTGCCGTGCCGCCCGAAGAGAATGCGGAAATGGCCGTCGAGGACGATCCCGCCGATGCGGATATCGTCGCCCAGATCAAGGAACTGCTCGAGACGCGCGTCCGGCCCGCGGTGGCCGGTGACGGCGGCGACATTCGCTATCGCGGTTTCCGCGACGGCGTGGTCCACCTCCAGATGCAGGGCGCCTGCGCCGGTTGCCCCTCCTCGACCGCGACGCTCAAGCACGGGATCGAGGGGCTGTTGAAACATTATGTGCCCGAGGTCGTTGAAGTCCGCGCAGCCTGAATTTCATAATCGCACGGAGCTTCCCCCTTGGCCGATACAATTTCCGACGACGCGCTCGATCTCATTTTCCGCGAAGCCCGCAGCTATAATGGCTGGCTCGACAAGGATGTGAGCGAGGACCAGGTCCGCGCGATCTACGACCTTCTCAAGATGGGGCCGACCTCGGCGAACCAGCAACCCTCGCGACTCGTCTGGTGCAAGTCGCAGGAAGCGAAAGATCGCCTCGCCGAACACGCTTCCGATGCCAACAAGGAAAAGATCCGCACCGCTCCGGTCTGTGTGATCATCGGCTACGATATCGATTTCCACGAGGAACTGCCCTGGCTGTTCCCGCACACCGATGCCAAGAGCTGGTTCGAAGGCGACGAGGACGGCCGGATCGAAGGCGCGAAGCGCAATTCGGCTCTCCAAGGCGCCTATCTCATGATCGCCGCCCGCGCTCTCGGTCTCGATTGCGGACCGATGTCGGGGGTCGACCTCGATGGGGTGACCAAGGAATTCTTCGCCGACCAGCCGCGCCACCGCGCCGACTGGATCTGTTCGATCGGCTATGGCGACAAGGATTCGATCTTCGACCGCTCGCCGCGTCCCGAATTCGAGAAATTCAACCGCATCGAATGATCCTGCAGCGTCGCCGCCCGCCGTGGTGACGTTGTTTACTGACACGGCGGTTTCAGTATAGCGCCACTCCATGCGTACGCTCGTGATCGACAGCGCCACTGAGGCCTGCTCCGTCGCCCTGTTCGAAGGGGACGATCTTCTCGCGCACGATCATCGCGTGCTCGGGCGCGGTCATGCCGAACGACTGGTGCCGATGATCGACGCACTGCCTGAAAAGGGCCGCGCCGGCCGCATCGCCGTCGCTCGCGGACCGGGCAGCTTCACCGGCGTCCGCGTGGGCATCGCTGCGGCGCGCGCGCTTGCGCTTGCCTGGCAGGCGGAAATCGCGGGGTATGCCACCCATGCGCTGATCGCCGCCATGGCCCGAGCCGAGCGCGGCGCGCAGCCGATCAGCGTCTGTACGCGCGGCGGCCACGGCGAGTGGTTCTGTGCGGCCTATGATGGCGATGGCGTCGAGACGCTCGCACCCGTCTCGCTCAAGCCCGACGACGCTGCCGCGACGCTCGATGCCGAAATCGTCGCGGGTGGCGAAGCCGTGGGTCTGGTCGACCGGCGCGGCCGCGGAACGGCGGTGCCGCTATGGCCCGATGCGCGCGGGTTTTCCGACCTTCCCTCCTTCGCGCTCAGCAGCGAATGCGCGCCGATCTACGGGCGCGATGCGGATGCCAAGCCGCTCGCCGAGCAGGGCCGCAAGTGATGGCTAGCCTCTCCGACGATCCCCTGCTCGATGGCGTGATGGAAGTCATGGCGCGCGGGTTCGAGGCCGAGTTCAACGAAGCCTGGACGCGCAAGCAGGTGGCCGATCAGCTGGCGCTGCCATCGGGACATCTGATCGCGATCGCGCCCGATCGGTCCGCTTCGGAGGAAACCGGCGACGTGGCCGGCTTCGCCCTGTCGCGCGCCGCGCCGGGAGAGGAAGAATTGCTGCTGCTTTGTGTGTTGCCCGAGTATCGCAGACAGGGCCTTGCGATCGCGCTGCTCGACAAACTCAAAAGCGAGGCGCGTGCGCGCGGCGCGGATCAGTTATTCCTCGAAGTGCGCGAGACGAATCCCGCCCAGGAATTGTATCGCCGCGCGGGCTTTTCTCCGATCGGAAGGCGGCGGGAATATTACCGGACCAAATTCGGAAACCGGTTAGATGCAATTACCTATGGCTGCGAACTGACATAGATCAAGTTTCGGATCGGCTCGGTTGTAAAATAACAGCTTTTCGCCTATTCTAAGATTCCCTCGACCATGTGCGCGGTCACGACAGCGCACAGACTGCCCACCTTAAGGAACCGAAATGGAAGAAATCGATCTCGACATGTCCGAGACCCTCATCACGCTTACCTCGGATATCGTCGCCGCGCACGTCAGCAACAACAATGTCGACGTGTCGGATGTGCCTGAACTCATTACCGCAGTGTACGGTGCCCTCGCCGGCCTGGGTGGAGAAGAAGCCGAAGACGATACGCCGCCCGAACCGGCCGTTTCGATCCGTTCCTCGGTGAAGCCCGACTACATCGTTTGTCTCGAAGACGGCAAGAAGCTCAAAATGCTCAAGCGCTATCTTCGCACCAATTACGATATGACCCCGGAAGAATATCGCGCGCGCTGGAACCTGCCCGCCGATTATCCGATGGTTGCACCGAATTATGCCGAGAAGCGCCGCGAGCTGGCGAAGAAAATCGGCCTCGGTCGCAAGCCCGGCCAGAAGCGCGGCCGGAAGAAAAAAGACTGAGCCGATCACATAGATCGACGAAACAGCCCCGCCATGCCCTTGCACGGCGGGGCTTTTTGTTGTGTTAGATCAATTCATGCACCAGAAGATCGACATCGAGGCGCTGTGCGCCGAACGCGGATTGCGGATCACCGAGCAACGCAAGGTGATTGCGCAGGTCCTGTCCAACAGCGAAGACCATCCCGACGTCGAGATGCTGCACGAGCGGGCGAGCAAGATCGACCCCAAGATCTCGATCGCAACCGTCTATCGCACCGTCCGCCTGTTCGAAGAGGCCGGGATCCTCGATCGCCACGATTTCGGCGATGGCCGCGCGCGCTACGAACCGACGCCCGAGGCCCATCACGACCACCTGATCGACATCGAGACCGGAAAGGTCGTCGAATTCGTCGACCCCGAATTGGAAGCCTTGCAAAAGGTAATCGCCGAGCGTCTCGGCTACCGCCTCGTGGACCACCGGATGGAACTGTATGGCGTCCGGCTCTCCCGCAAAGACTGAATCTCCCGAAACACGCGAAGCGGCCACCCGCGGCGAACCGACTCCGATCGGGCCGCTGGGCTGGACGGTGTTCACGGTCCGACTGCTGGCGCTGCTGCTGGCGGTGCTGGTGTTCGTGCCGCTGCACTACATTTACCGCATTTTCGCCTATGGCTCGCCCTTCCCGATGTGGTTCCTGGGGCTGGCGGCATGGATCGCGGGTGCGCGCGTGCGCAAGATCGGAACGCCGCTGCGGCGCGACGTCTTCTTCGTCGCAAACCATGTCTCTTGGATCGATATCCTCGCGCTCGCGGGCCACAGCGGCACGGCCTTCGTCGCCAAGGCCGAATTGCGCGACGCGCCGGTCGTGGGCTGGCTCTCGACTTTGAACCGCACCGTCTTCGTTCAGCGCGAAAACCGCTTGGGCGTCGCCGAACAGATCAACGCCCTGCGCGAGGCTTTGGCCGATAACTGGTCGGTCACCGTCTTTCCCGAAGGCACGACCACCGACAACAGATCGCTGCTTCCGTTCAAAACCTCGATGCTCTCGGTCCTCGAGCCCCCTCCGCCCGGCGTCATGGTGCAGCCGGTGATGCTCGATTACGGCGAATACGGCGAATGGCTTGGCTGGGTTGGCAACGAAAGCGGCGCCAACAACGCCAAGCGCGTGCTCGCGCGCCCCGGCACTTTCACGCTCGACCTGCACTTCCTCGAGCCGTTCTCACCGGAAGAATTCCGCGGTCGCAAGGCGATCGGCGCAAGAGCGCGTGCGGCCATCGAAGCAGCGCTCGCTACTGCGCACGACGAACCTTTGCGCGAGTTCAAGCATGACGTCGTGCCCGTGAGATACAACGCGCCGAAGTAAGCCCGCCCTCTGCGTCGAGGATTTTACACTGCGCTGCGATCCGCTATACGCGCCCTCCTCATGAAACCGACCAACGCCCCCAAGACCTACCGGGTCAAGAGCTTCGGCTGCCAGATGAACGTCTATGACGGCGAGCGCATGGCCGAATTGCTGGCCGAGAAAGGGATCACCCCCGCGCCCGAGGGCGAGGATGCCGATCTCGTCGTGCTCAACACCTGCCACATTCGCGAGAAAGCGGCAGAGAAGGTCTATTCGGATATCGGCCGTATTTCCAAGGCGGGCGAGGAAGCCGGCAAGAAGCCTCTGATCGCGGTCGCGGGATGCGTCGCGCAGGCCGAGGGCGAAGAGATCATGGCGCGCGCGCCGGCAGTCTCGATGGTCGTGGGGCCGCAAGCCTATCACCACCTGCCCGACATGCTCGACAAGGCGGTCAGGGGCGAGCGCGCGACCGATACCGACATGCCCGCAAACGCGAAGTTCGCCGAGCTCCCCCAGCGCCGCAAGAGCGCGCCAAGCGCCTTCCTCACCATCCAGGAAGGGTGCGACAAGTTCTGCACTTACTGCGTCGTGCCCTATACGCGCGGCGCCGAAATCAGCCGCCCGTTTGCCGAGCTGGTCGAGGAAGCGAAGAAACTGGTCGCGGCGGGCGCCAAGGAAATCACCCTGCTGGGCCAGAACGTTTCGGCCTGGAGCGGCGAGGACCATGTCGGCCACCGCGTTGGACTGGCAGGCCTGGTCGCCGAACTCGCCAAAGATCCCGATCTCGCCCGCATCCGCTACACCACGAGCCATCCGGCCGACATGGACGAGGACATCATCGAGGCGCATGGCAGCATCGCCAAGCTGATGCCCTATCTCCACCTGCCGGTGCAGAGCGGCAATGATCGCGTGCTGAAGGCGATGAACCGCAGCCACACCGCGGAAAGCTATCTCAAGCTGCTCGAGCGCTTCCGCGCCGCGCGGCCGGACCTTGCACTATCGGGCGATTTCATCGTCGGTTTTCCGGGCGAAACCGAGGCCGAATTCAAGGATACGCTCAAGATCGTCGAGCAGGTGCGGTACGCCGCTGCCTTCAGCTTCAAATATTCGCCCCGCCCCGGCACGCCCGCCGCAACGATGGGTGACCAGATCGCGCCCGAGGTCATGGATGACCGTCTCCAGCGGCTCCAGGCCGCGCTACGGCGCGACCAGATGGCCTTCAACGAAGCGAGCGTCGACAAGACCTGCCAGGTGCTGGTCGAGCGTCGTGGCAAAAAGCCGGGTCAGTGGCTCGGCAAATCGCCGTGGCTGCAAAGCGTCTGGTTCGAAGGCGATGCGAACATCGGCGACCTTGTCGAGGCCGAACTGCTCGAAGCAGGGCAGAACTCGCTCGCGGGGCGGCTCGTCTGATCGTTATCGAATGACGGGGGTGTGACAATCCCCAGTCGCGATGCACCCGAAAACTTGCGCCGCGCGTTGATCGGCGTAACCTCGCGCTCGTAACGAAAGGACTCACTTGGCACGCAGACCAGCGCACAAACCCCGCCACGACAGACCCGCCAACGATGCGGCGCAGCGATCGCGTGTCGAGGTCGATTTCGAGAACACGGCGCTGCTCGGCGCGCTGTTCGGACAGTTCGATGCCAACCTCGTGCAGGTCGAAAACCGGCTCGGCGTGTTCATCGCGGCACGAGGCGACAAGGTCCAGATCGAAGGCCCGGCGGACAATGTGGCGCGGGCGCGCGATGTGCTCAAGACGATGGAAGAACGCCTGTCGACCGGCCAGGATCTCGATAGCGGGCTGATCGAATCGATCATCGCGATGTCGAACGAGCCGACGCTCGACGGGATCGTGAACGGCAAGCAGGACGCACCGCCGATCATGATCCGCACCCGCCGCAAGACGATCGTGCCGCGCTCGGCGATGCAGATCGATTACATGCACAGCCTGGCGCAGGACGATATCATCTTCGCGCTTGGCCCGGCGGGCACCGGCAAGACCTATCTCGCCGTGGCGCAGGCGGTCAGCGAGCTGATCACTGGCGAGGTCCAGCGCCTGATCCTCTCGCGCCCCGCGGTCGAGGCGGGCGAGAAGATCGGCTTCCTGCCGGGCGACATGAAAGAGAAGGTCGATCCCTTCCTCCGCCCGCTCTACGACGCGCTTTACGATTGCATGCCGCCCGAGCAGGTCGAGCGGCATATCGAAAGCGGCGTGATCGAGATCGCCCCGATCGCCTTCATGCGCGGGCGCACGCTGGCCGATGCTTTCGTCATCCTCGACGAGGCGCAGAACACCACGCGCGAGCAGATGAAGATGTTCCTCACCCGGTTCGGCCAGAACAGCCGGATGGTGGTCTGCGGAGATCCGCGCCAGGTCGATATCCCGGGCGGGGATCGCATGAGCGGGCTGGCCGATGCGGTCGAGAAACTCGAAGGTGTCGAAGGCTTCGGCACGATCCGCTTCGGCGCCA is part of the Alteriqipengyuania halimionae genome and encodes:
- a CDS encoding PhoH family protein — translated: MARRPAHKPRHDRPANDAAQRSRVEVDFENTALLGALFGQFDANLVQVENRLGVFIAARGDKVQIEGPADNVARARDVLKTMEERLSTGQDLDSGLIESIIAMSNEPTLDGIVNGKQDAPPIMIRTRRKTIVPRSAMQIDYMHSLAQDDIIFALGPAGTGKTYLAVAQAVSELITGEVQRLILSRPAVEAGEKIGFLPGDMKEKVDPFLRPLYDALYDCMPPEQVERHIESGVIEIAPIAFMRGRTLADAFVILDEAQNTTREQMKMFLTRFGQNSRMVVCGDPRQVDIPGGDRMSGLADAVEKLEGVEGFGTIRFGAKDVVRHPIVGRIVDAYEGPLE
- the miaB gene encoding tRNA (N6-isopentenyl adenosine(37)-C2)-methylthiotransferase MiaB, whose product is MKPTNAPKTYRVKSFGCQMNVYDGERMAELLAEKGITPAPEGEDADLVVLNTCHIREKAAEKVYSDIGRISKAGEEAGKKPLIAVAGCVAQAEGEEIMARAPAVSMVVGPQAYHHLPDMLDKAVRGERATDTDMPANAKFAELPQRRKSAPSAFLTIQEGCDKFCTYCVVPYTRGAEISRPFAELVEEAKKLVAAGAKEITLLGQNVSAWSGEDHVGHRVGLAGLVAELAKDPDLARIRYTTSHPADMDEDIIEAHGSIAKLMPYLHLPVQSGNDRVLKAMNRSHTAESYLKLLERFRAARPDLALSGDFIVGFPGETEAEFKDTLKIVEQVRYAAAFSFKYSPRPGTPAATMGDQIAPEVMDDRLQRLQAALRRDQMAFNEASVDKTCQVLVERRGKKPGQWLGKSPWLQSVWFEGDANIGDLVEAELLEAGQNSLAGRLV